The Symphalangus syndactylus isolate Jambi chromosome 11, NHGRI_mSymSyn1-v2.1_pri, whole genome shotgun sequence genome contains a region encoding:
- the TAT gene encoding tyrosine aminotransferase, with product MDPHVIQMSSKGNLPSILDVHVNVGGRSSVPGKMKGRKARWSVRPSDMVNKTFNPIRAIVDNMKVKPNPSKTMISLSIGDPTVFGNLPTDPEVTQAMKDALDSGKYNGYAPSVGFLSSREEIASYYHCPEAPLEAKDVILTSGCSQAIELCLAVLANPGQNILVPRPGFSLYKTLAESMGIEVKLYNLLPEKSWEIDLKQLESLIDEKTACLIVNNPSNPCGSVFSKRHLQKILAVAARQCVPILADEIYGDMVFSDCKYEPLATLSTDVPILSCGGLAKRWLVPGWRLGWILIHDRRDIFGNEIRDGLVKLSQRILGPCTIVQGALKSILCRTPGEFYHNTLSFLKSSADLCYGALAAIPGLQPVRPSGAMYLMVGIEMEHFPEFENDVEFTERLVAEQSVHCLPATCFEYPNFIRVVITVPEVMMLEACSRIQEFCEQHYHCAEGSQEECDK from the exons ATGGACCCACACGTGATTCAGATGAGCAGCAAAGGCAACCTCCCCTCAATTCTGGACGTGCATGTCAACGTCGGTGGGAGAAGCTCTGTGCCGGGAAAAATGAAAGGCAGGAAGGCCAGGTGGTCTGTGAGGCCCTCAGACATGGTCAACAAAACTTTCAACCCCATCCGAGCCATTGTGGACAACATGAAGGTGAAACCAAATCCAAGCAAAACCATGATTTCCCTGTCCATTG GGGACCCTACTGTGTTTGGAAACCTGCCTACAGACCCTGAAGTTACCCAGGCAATGAAAGATGCCCTGGACTCAGGCAAATATAATGGCTATGCCCCATCCGTCG GCTTCCTATCCAGTCGGGAGGAGATTGCTTCTTATTACCACTGTCCCGAGGCACCCCTAGAAGCTAAG GATGTCATTCTGACAAGTGGCTGCAGTCAAGCTATTGAACTTTGTTTAGCTGTGTTGGCCAACCCAGGGCAAAACATCCTGGTTCCAAGACCTGGTTTCTCTCTCTACAAGACTCTGGCTGAATCTATGGGAATTGAGGTCAAACTCTACAATTTGTTG ccAGAGAAGTCTTGGGAAATTGACCTGAAACAACTGGAATCTCTGATTGATGAAAAGACAGCTTGTCTCATTGTCAATAATCCATCAAACCCCTGTGGGTCAGTGTTCAGCAAACGTCATCTTCAGAAGATTCTGGCAG TGGCTGCACGGCAGTGTGTCCCCATCTTAGCTGATGAGATCTATGGAGACATG GTGTTTTCGGATTGCAAATATGAACCACTGGCCACCCTCAGCACTGATGTTCCTATCCTGTCCTGTGGAGGGCTGGCCAAGCGCTGGCTGGTTCCTGGCTGGAGGTTGGGCTGGATCCTCATTCATGACCGAAGAGACATTTTTGGCAATGAG ATCCGAGATGGGCTGGTGAAGCTGAGTCAGCGCATCTTGGGACCCTGTACTATTGTCCAGGGAGCTCTGAAAAGCATCCTATGTCGCACCCCAGGAGAGTTTTACCACAACACTCTGAGCTTCCTCAAG TCCAGTGCTGATCTCTGTTATGGGGCGTTGGCTGCCATCCCTGGACTCCAGCCAGTCCGCCCTTCTGGGGCCATGTACCTCATG GTTGGAATTGAGATGGAACATTTCCCAGAATTTGAGAACGATGTGGAGTTCACGGAGCGGTTAGTTGCTGAGCAATCTGTCCACTGCCTCCCAGCAACG TGCTTTGAGTACCCGAATTTCATCCGAGTGGTCATCACAGTCCCCGAGGTGATGATGCTGGAGGCGTGCAGCCGAATCCAGGAGTTCTGTGAGCAGCACTACCATTGTGCTGAAGGCAGCCAGGAGGAGTGTGATAAATAG